A genomic region of Phragmites australis chromosome 2, lpPhrAust1.1, whole genome shotgun sequence contains the following coding sequences:
- the LOC133909109 gene encoding coatomer subunit zeta-3-like, protein MGSCPSVKNILVLDSEGKRVAVKYYSDDWPSLSSKLAFEKAVFTKTQKTGARTEAEIVMFDGHIVVYKFIGDLHLFVTGGEEENELILASVLQGFSDAVGRLLRNNVDKRTALENLDLIFLCLDEVVDGGIVLETDPGVIAEKVSGHGLEGAGSFTEQTISQALATAREHFARSLLK, encoded by the exons ATG GGGTCTTGCCCTTCGGTGAAGAACATTCTTGTGCTGGATTCGGAAGGGAAGCGCGTGGCCGTGAAGTATTACAGCGATGACTGGCCCTCTCTGTCCTCCAAGCTGGCTTTCGAGAAGGCAGTCTTCACAAAAACCCAGAAAACGGGTGCGAGAACAGAAG CTGAGATAGTAATGTTTGATGGTCATATCGTTGTGTACAAGTTCATCGGAGATCTACATCTTTTTGTAactggaggagaggaggagaatgaGCTCATTTTAGCATCTGTTCTTCAGGGGTTTTCTGATGCTGTTGGCCGCCTTCTCAG AAACAATGTGGACAAAAGGACCGCACTTGAAAACCTGGATCTTATCTTTTTATGCCTTGACGAAGTTGTTGATGGAGG GATTGTTCTGGAAACAGATCCAGGTGTGATTGCTGAGAAGGTGTCAGGCCATGGATTAGAAGGAGCTGGATCGTTCACTGAGCAG ACGATAAGCCAGGCCCTAGCAACAGCAAGGGAACACTTTGCGAGGTCTCTCCTCAAGTAA